The proteins below are encoded in one region of Paenarthrobacter ilicis:
- the greA gene encoding transcription elongation factor GreA, whose amino-acid sequence MSTTNSATAAWLTQEAFDRLTAELDHLSGPGRADIVQKIEAARQEGDLKENGGYHAAKEEQGKIEARIRQLTALLRDAQVGEAPADDGIVEPGMLVVARIAGDEEKFLLGSREIAGDSDIDVFSEKSPLGAAIIGHKEGDKLSYTAPNGKEIAVEIVSAKPYAG is encoded by the coding sequence AAGCATTCGATCGCTTGACGGCTGAGCTGGACCACCTTTCCGGCCCGGGCCGGGCGGATATTGTCCAGAAGATCGAAGCTGCCCGCCAGGAAGGCGACCTCAAGGAAAACGGCGGCTACCACGCAGCCAAAGAGGAGCAGGGCAAAATCGAAGCCCGCATCCGCCAGCTGACGGCACTTCTGCGCGATGCCCAGGTGGGCGAAGCCCCGGCCGACGACGGAATCGTTGAGCCCGGCATGTTGGTAGTTGCCCGCATTGCAGGCGACGAAGAGAAGTTCCTGCTGGGATCACGCGAAATCGCCGGCGACTCGGACATTGACGTCTTCAGCGAAAAGTCGCCGCTGGGCGCAGCGATCATCGGCCACAAGGAGGGCGACAAGCTCAGCTACACCGCCCCCAACGGCAAGGAAATCGCCGTGGAAATCGTTTCCGCCAAGCCGTACGCAGGCTAA